Below is a genomic region from Rosa chinensis cultivar Old Blush chromosome 5, RchiOBHm-V2, whole genome shotgun sequence.
tttcctattaaagagagaatttaggagtccatgaaattaagaactcttgagtgatgaattcaaggaaaacttaaaggaaaaatcagaaagaattcaaggagataaaagggagtgtttataataaatatttattcttgattatcttatttactattgattataacactaattaaattctgatttttcttgattgtaggagttcattatgtgcacaattggaagaagaaattagtgcaatttaaaggagaggaataagggatgtatctggtcactattcaaggaatatacaatgagtcattaaggggaaaagagatcagaaaaatcaagactttgttatgagaaaatcaagcaaatttggaggagaaatcacctcaagatgattggccatgattgcatcacaagagatgagaattccactataaatagcagccattctctactccaaaatcattaCTTCTTCATACacaattcagttcattagcttagctctcttctctccaaaaccctctccaaatattcagaaaaagcctctcgtcgtgaagagctttaggacttctccaaggctgttcgtgttcttgaaggccaagccttgtgttctcttgacgttctccaagcttccttgaagatcaaaaagtgtaattcatggcccttatttctgttttcgtactctttagtattgaatttcagatttcttttatgagctttattattggaattggatttttgttgagaatgagtttatgttagtaattttcagatttgtttctttatgttcttgatttgtttatgatatctttataatttgattttgtgccatccttttatatctttaagcatatgattttggttgaacaattatgttaatctgcaggttggTAAAGTTaaatttgtgttctgattcacctaatcgttttagggcagaaattaaagtggtaaaggctatgtacaatggtcgagattatatgctacatgtttgtgcgtttgtaacttcttatggatgcatacatgtttgaattcagaattctaattgcacttaatgattcatatttaatgttgacggatgctcttcagtattaacgtgatgttttatatgaaatattttgagttacggacttttcctaacttaggagattcaaaagaagaattaaagtggtactcgatctcttcagacttgtacttcgaattcatttctgatatttagtgttggcacgattttaggttgtttagattgaaataattcattgcatgttgagatggtttggaaattctgatttgagtgtgaagaagtcgatcacatgtatatatttatctttttgttttatttcataggaacttagaaaccaaaatttgaatcccccttttttatggttgtttcttgtgtaaatttgtatataaatacttgttaatacttgttttaataattactaatttaaattgacccaTCTTTGCaggagtaccctcaatccccggttagaacgatccctacttgcttatatacTAACGAATGACAacagggttttaaattgagtgCCTATTTTGGCCACATCAATTCTTGGCACCACTCTCGATTAAGAAGGCGGTGGCGACTCTCGGACCCCTTTGGGTTCAATCAAGAAGGGGCTTAGCACTCACAGAGTAGCTAAAGTAGTTCTATTATGTCGTCGTTTTGTTATCAATTGGAAATTTTGTGATATCAGATTTGGGGTTGAAATGTTAGAATTGGGAGCCTTTTGAGAAAAATTGGAAGCCCTTAATTTGTATTAGGCAAATTAGGTTTTAAAGATTTGAGCTTTCTTAAAGGAGAAGGTGACCAGTTTTCCAGTTGGAGATGGTCGGAGGAGAGGATGAAGTGGTCAAGGAGGAGAGGTTTCTGTACGAAAGAGagagatatgtgtgtgtgagagagagagagttcaattttttttaatgtttatttttatgaatttaGCTTCAAAGGTTATTTTGAGAATTTACCCTTCTTATGGAGTCAATGGCTGAAAAATGGGCCCTATGTTGGCTCCACCTTAGCACaaagccaaattcaaattttggactcagaTGATGAAAATTAAAAGTGTAGGTACCACAGTGATTAGTTTAAAAAAAATGGACCAAACTTATTTTAATCCTAAAATTCAGGAgaataaattgaatttaatctAATAAAATAATATCAAATAAGTTAATAATATATGAGATATCTGGAGTAGATAAGGCAATGATATGCAGATTTAGTAAGATGTCAAGAGATGCAAGATCGGAGGTGGACTTGGGCTTGAATTTTATATACAAAAATACACTATGACGTGTCAAGAGTTGTGGAAGTACAAGGTAAAACAGGACTCTGCAACTAGGCTAAAGTTGCCAAGTGGTTGGCGGCAAATAAGAAGCACCACCGACAAATTAAAATGATGAATTTGATGATGATCTTAACTGTAATGAGGCCTCAGTTTTGAACTAAAGTGGAGACTCTCCTCTTTGAAAATAAACAATTACAGACATCAAATCGATCGAGGCAGCGGCCCGCTCCTAATTGACTGGGATAATGCCggcttcgtttttttttttttttattgcaatGCCGGCTTTGTTTATATTCATTTCTCTTCACCTCTCATGGAGCAGTGTTAGACTTGGCTATGTGTTGTTTATTCTATTCAACGCAAGATTATTAGACAGAGTATTCAGTTCACCAGCGTACATTTGCAACAACAGAAATGAACGGTTAAATAACATTAAATACATTATTTTTGTTATTAGAAAAAAAGTTGCCTATAAATATCAATAGCTCAGATCTGCTGGAATTGCTAATTCACTTGCACCGCCAGTGCATAGAAAAATTTTCTAGACAGTAGTTGCtgctatatatataactatGCTTGCGTATAGGTTTCGTAACAAACAATTTACTAGATATATACTTAGCTGAAAGATATGGGAAGGGAAGGGTATTtaccattgttttttttttgggttaaatacttgttactccctgtactttgctccgaaaaacagttcagtccctcaccttttaaattaaacaatttagtccttattctctctaattctcacacaataggTCTCAAATGAccattatacccctcactttctttttatatattttttatttatttttctctcttttttatttttatttttgtctctctctctctctctctctctctctctctctctctctctctctctctctctctctctctctctctctctctctctctctctctctctctctctctctctctctcaaaacaaAACCCTTAATTCGTATTTTGGGTATTCAATTCATCATCAAACTCATCAAAACGTCAAATTCATCTTCTCAATTCAATTAGTACaattcaaagaaagaaaaacaaatctaTGGGCTGGACCGTGGAAGAAGACGAGGGTGTGGCTCATTTGACACGCCGAAGGAGTAGCTCTCGCCTACAACGGCCCCGCCAGGTCTCTCCGCAGCAACAAGACCAAGACCAACTTCCTGACGCCCTGTTGACTAGAGAAGATCTCTCCCTCGACCTCAACATCTCCTCCGCCCAGTAGGCCTTCTACTCCATCTGTCTGGTTGAGTTTCTCTACATTGACATCCTGAGCGATGTCGTGAAGAGCAAGGAGGCGGCGGGGACATTGTTTGTTGTGTCCGGTGTTGTCTGAACCTGCTTAGATCTTGAATTGTTCAAATCTAACACTGTGTGGTGGTTAAAATTAAATGGGTCGACGATGGCGGAGCGACAATCAGAGTGGAAGTCAGAGAGGTTGATGGTGGGATTGATTCGGCGTTGGGTTGGGTCGTGGGCTGGAATTGGTGTGATATTATGGGTGGGTGGATAAAGATTCGGGGGATGGAGGAGAGACCCAAGTCGACGAGGCCTTTGACTCCGAGTTTGGAGTCGTCGAATTGCTTTACTTCTTCAGCTCGATCATAACCCTGTTCGCCGATCATGGTACAATTTGCTGCCATTTCCTTTGTGACAGTTTTTGAGTTCTCTATTATCTTCGTTTAATTAAGTGCGTTTTATGTCACTGTTTTTGAGCTCTGCCATCGGAGATTTCGGGTCAGAGAGGTGGGGGGTCCTATCAACCCTAAACCCTGACCGGAAAATGGGTCGCCGTCAATGTAGATGAACTCGAGGTTAGAGACgaatttggagagagagagagagaagcaggaaaaataaaaataataaagagagaaaataaattaaaaatataaaaaaagaaagtgaggggtataatggtcattttgggacctattgtgtgagaattagagagaataaggactaaattgtttaatttaaaaggtgagggactgaactgtttttcggTGAAAAGTACatggagtaacaagtatttaatcctttttttttcttgttgaacTGTGAAGAGGAACATTTCattgaaacaaaagaaaagagaaacagaaactagaaaacagaaaaagaagaaaactaaaGATCCCAAAAAACTCCTCAGGAAGAAAACAAATCACTGAGAAGCAgggaaacagaaaaaaaaactacgTAGGAGCTGGAACTGCATCATAAAGAAGGATATTAGTAAAGGTAGAAGGTGGATGTTGAACCCAATCAACAGGGCACATCCGCCTGCGAGCCAAAGAAGCAATATGATCAGCTGCTTGATTAGCTATTCTGCTGGTCCACACTCCCCTTGATTAGTAAAGGGGAGAGTCATATATAGGGTGTTTGCTGCTTCTTTGTTTGCAGGTATATGCTTGGTTTGGGTTTATAGGGCGAGTCACATACCAAAACCAGAAGAAGATGGAAGGTTTGGCTGGATGGGGTTGTTGGGTGCCGAGTTATGGTTCGGGTTTTATTGGATCCTCACCCAACCCTGTAGATGGAACCATATCTATAGGCAAACTTTCAAGGATAGACTATCTCAAaggtatatatattattatctCTTCAGATTCTCAAACTTTGATCAACTCCATCTCCCATAATCTCCCTGCCTCTGATTGGAAAGTTGCAACCATTATTTCTCAAGTCCGGTACCTCTCTTCAACCCGGCAGTTTAACTGGTCTTGGATCAGTAGAAAGGCTAATAAAGCAGCTCATCATGTTGCTTCATTAGTTAACAGTGGGAAGTGTCCTTCCAACTGGGTTCGTCACCCTCCCTCCTCTTTACTTGAAATTTTGTTGTATGATGGGTTTCCAGGTCCACCTCTAGTTTAGTTGGTTTGGTCCTGGCTCTTTGTTTCTGTCAAGGGTTCTTCTTCCCCTTGTTTTATTGAGTATTTCaagttgtcaaaaaaaaaaaaaaaaggtatataTATTACACAATGTTCTCTTATTAGCTTGATATCTAACATATTGCTTTTCTAAAATTAGGGTGGCCAGAGCAACATAGAAGCTAGAAGTCCCCTTAATTTATACCAAGTTCTAAACATATatgttgaaagaaaaaaaatattagatttTGCATATATAATAATATTCAGTACAATAGGATCGTTGCTATATATACAACTACTCATTATAATTCAATTGACATTACTAACAACATAATGTGGATGTTTCTCTAGTAAGGCATAATTTCCCTATAGACCTTGAATGCTTGAAATTAATAATTGAATGTGCATATATAGCCataaagtgtgtgtgtgtgcatgcTTATTTCTTTAGACAACGACCCGGCCCcccttttttcctctttttggaTGGTAAATATTTCTTAGAACATAGAGTGTGAATCAAACCCATGTTTGAATTGAAATTGAGATATCGATTTAAGTTTTTCCTTTCTGAATTAGATAGATTCATATCTAAAAGGGATTGACAATGAATTCTTTCAAAACTGACTATTTGTCCTTATGTTagaagtagaggtggcaaacgggccactaagcacgagcacggcaccgGCCCGGCACGCTAaaaagcggcccggcacggcccaagcccgttagtggcccggcacgacccgagcacgttagaataactggtcgggctgggcctaagaatattggcccattggcccggcccgacccgagcccgtaatgggcccagcacggcccgagcacgacatattgtgggccagcccgttacaaacacaaaatttcattttgtttttaaaaatattaaaaaactacaatgatgagatttaaaatgtcatgacaattccaccaatgctttcttttatattgtcaaaataatgaaacaaaacatcatatccttgttttgacataagtattttttctaaatattaaatatatgtttattaataaagactaatctcataataatacaactatagaatgaagtaAAGAATAATATATACTAAATCttaattatattaataaagattaatctcacaataatatactaaaaacaatatattttgagttttttctttctttctttcttatagtgtggaatataaaaaattattagaatttagaaatctaatcttaaaaagctaagattaaaaaaaacgttgtagaacttaatttattttaattttctaaatagttaaataaaattaatttttatttgtttaaattaagattttaaaatcgtgctttatagtgagtaggcacgagcacgacccgttattgacccggcacgagcacggcccggcaagatatgggctcgggccatgggccgggccgggcttaatgtttaagtaaatgggccggcactaGCCCGGCAcaataataaatgggtcggcccaagcacggcacgaagcacgactaggcccggcccagcccgtttgccacctctagttaGAAGTGTTCAAGAAATATCTGCGATCGAGTAGATAAGCTCCAccaaaaaatgaaattgaaatttagATACAAATTAAATATACTCACTAAAAGAAAAGTTATCATTCACAACGCAGACTTACATATGGGAGGGCCTCCAACACTTGCGGAGCGACCCCGGAAGACGAAACCTAAGTTTCGTGATGGCGGTGGGGAGTCTCGTACTCTCCAGACCGAGCAGTGGCAGGACGACGGCGGAGTAGGCTTGGAGAGATGGTGGTTTCTCCTACAGCGACGTCGGGGCCTCGACCAAGACTATCGGAGACTCCGGTTGAAGCGTTTGTCAGTTGAGGATGTTTTTGTGAACAAGGTTGGGCGAATCGAGTCGGAGCGGCGACGTTGGGGTCGATGCCTGCAGTTCTGGGGGCGATTGGGCTCTGCGTCAGCGTGGCGGCGTGTTTCGTTTCCTTCAGTGGTGCCAGATTGGGCCGGCGTGGTTTGCTTCCTCGGATTAGGCCATGGTGGTTCGGCGAGCTTCGTGGAGGCACCGCGATGGGTCTCGGTAGCACCTGGGCTGGTGCCAGCGGTGATTGGGCTGGTGGCTGAGATTGGTCGCCTGAAAGTCAGGGCGGCGAAAGATGGGCAGGAAGCAGTCCCTGAAAATTCGGCGGAAACCCAACTAGGGTTGATTACCGGTTTGATTAGACTGCTTTCTGGGCCACATGTGATTGGACCTAGGGCAATGACTGGGCCGAAGGTAGCAATTGGGCTTTTTTGGCTCATATCTGAAAATGGGGGCTATTTACTGCAGATCCCCAACGAGAGCCCGAGGAGCAACCTGATGCCAAGGTTGTTGACTACTGAGGAGACTGAAGAAGGTGCTGGTTCCAACCCTATGGGGGAGGGACTCGCGCTTTTTTAAGTCCTCCAAGCTTTTAGACATTCTGGACTCAAGCCTTTTGAAGGAGGGGTAATTTCTATAGGCTTTTCTAagacgtttctagttgatatttgtaccacaattgcgtgactggcagattagactagatgaatatttCTCCCTTAGAGAGCGAGACTACTCTTGCTTAGCTTAGGCTTGCTgttcagcgagcgtcccttAGATCTTAATGAGTTTAGagtggcttagataggttatccGATTTGTCTCGggttttcttatgtaagttctgttagactctggcatgtttttatggctttgatatctaataacatcaaatcctttttcaaaaaaaaaaaaaaaaaaaaacgcaagtGGAAATGAATATTATTTACAACGAATAATAAAAGCACGCCTGCATAATACtttttaattacattttttacggcgtgcatagcGTGCACACCATTAAATAACTtgtaatattatttttattaaaggCGTGCTGTCTTGTACCCCGTGATTCTGCAAAAGGGCCAAAATTTTTGGCCAAATTTCCCTCtcgaatgaaaaagaaagagacagAAGGCTCACTCTGTCCCTCTCTAAAAATCTCTCGATCATATTTACCGACAACTAAACTTATCGTACTCATATGAATCGGTTGACACAACCCCAATCCTTTGCCTTTTTTCCCTGCAAATCCCTTATCCCATCCATATTATTTCATTCCCAACTGGAGAGATCTCTCTAGATCAGTCATTTTCAACACTACGAGGATCGCCGGATTGGTACAGAGGTGTTGATCTACATCTATCGGACCTTACAGCGAAAGGACATGATCATGAGATACGGGATTCCAGATAAACCAAAAAGTAGAGGTTATTCAACTCTGAAGGATTGTTAACTGATCCTTCTTCAAACTAGAAATAGAGAAGACCTTTAAAATTCAATTACTCTTTGATTGTTGATTATGAATGGACAGAGACGGATGGAGACTTACATGGATCATGGATGCTTCTGCTGGAGaatgagtttttattttattttcttttattttcgcggaagaagaagaagaagaagaagaagaagatgatactGCTCCGTGAATTCCTCTTGTCAAATTTGACGCCGTTTCTCTTCAAAGCTAATATTTTAtgagtatttatttttttgctgAGCTGTCAAGTTCTGAGTCATTGGACTTTTTTTGATGGCTGAGATCTAAAGTCAAGGATAACCAAAGACAATTAAGAGCCAAGTAGAGGATTCGGATTCAAGTAGCTTTTACCCTCGCTTGCATAATGAAGTAATGAACCTTCAATAAATGGAGACTCTTTTAATAAAGTGCCCATTATCCTCACTTGCATAATGACTTTCAATAAATGGAGACGTACAATTACAAGAAAGTAATTAAATAATACAAACTTATGCCTAATCTCTTTCAATGTGCATGGCCTCTTTTGAGAAAGTACCTTCATCCTCACTTGCAATAATGAACCTTCAATAAATGGAGACGCACGATTACAAGAAAGTaattaaagaacaaaaaattgtaaaaactgTCAAGAGAAATTGCCTAGGACGAGGAGCAACATGGACAAGGGAATCCACCATTATAGAATGAGGATTACAAAGATTATTTACAGCAGCTATCTCTTATCTTATAACGAGTCTCAAATTGAGCCACTACGTACTTCTAACATTCTTAGTATAAAGCGTCTCTCATGCTTAATTTAACATAGAAATTTAAAACATATGCAAGCAAATCCAGCAAATGCCATCGACTTAAATGCTACAGAGCTCGGCAGCTTCCCCTTGTCCTTCCTTAGGTATAGGGCTTCGTACAACGGTAGGTTAATGACAATCAAAACCACACATAGAAGAATCTGCAAGGACATTGTCTCATAAACCTCTGCAACACCCTTTGTTCCAGTGGTTGCTGCCTTCAGAAACCAGGCAAAGCAGTACAGATTGAGCAATGCAAGTGTTGCCAGCACGGTAAACATTGGAGACGAGCCCCCGAATTCCATGATTTCTTTCTCATATCGTTCGGACACGTCTTCATCGGCCACCTTGGCTGTTATTACAAATGCTGAATCTGTGTATCCGAGGTAGTGTACAATGGTGTCGATGAAGGCAAATAAGTATGAGGTTGTTCTCTCGTAAAGCCACATACGTTGGTCGTTCCACCAACCTAAGCTCGTGCCTCCACACCATAGATACTCCACAAAGCTCTCAATGTTCTTAGCAATTATAACATATGCAAATGGTATAATCCATCGGCTTGAAATCTAAGTCCAGAAAACAAAACCCATATTATAGAAAACCTAGAAACATAATGTATACAATCGATGTACATGAAAGTTTGAGTGTCCAACCTATGTTGATATTCTAAGTCTTAGACGATCTACGCCCTACTCATCATATATTTAGATAAATACTCTAATTTTAATATGCCGTTTTATGAATAGTAATTAGAAACATGTAGATTTGTGACAGATATTAATGAGATGAACTATACCTGAGGAAATAAGGACGTCCGTCTAAGGAGGTAAAGTGAAGGAAGAGTTGAGTAAATTAGTGTTGCCCAGCAATTAGTAGCCCATAAGTTGTAGCGAAGGTATCCAAGCTGATGGCCTAAACTAATCTTTCCATGGCCATACCATACAACACTGTACTTAGACAGCGTAATCTGAAGGTTGCCTTCCGACCATCTCTTATGCTGCAGAAGTGCCTGAAGCAATGTGGTTGGAGCTAATCCTAAGAAAGCTTTCCTTGTTGGATTGCAATACACTGATTTCCATCCTCGGCATTGGATCGATAACCCCGTTATCACATCTTCAACCGGACACCCATATTTCAAACCCATCTGCaaattataaagattttgtCTGAACTTATATACAAGtattgttacacaattacactTAATTACTAAATATGTTTGTAAATGTTAAGTggatatatataaacataataTGTACGTGCGGTTGATAGACAGGGATACCTCTTTTCCCCATTGTGTGTTCTCTTCATATGTACAACTCGCAAGACTTCTTGAACTTTCTTCTAATTCATGAATGCCAATTTCTTCACCTTTTTTGTCCTCCCATTTCATCTCACTCTTATTTACCTTGCTGAATTTCTTCCCACAAAGAGTTTCTCTTCTGTGAAAGCATCCACTTCCAACATATAATGTCCCCCAATAATTATCCAGACCATGGAATTCCACCTTCAGTATATACCAAAACAATAACTGAAGTCCAAATAATATGATATGAAACATTTAatcgaaaattttgattttaataTTTCCATGAACATATACAACTCACCTCGAAATATACTCGTAATGAAGCGTATAATTCATTCTTAGTAAGGTTATCGAAATTCTGCGGGAACTGTACGTATGCAATCTCATGGCCTTGTTCTTCATCCATTAAGAAGCAGAGTGCATCCCTTATGGCCTTCGAGTTGTTTGAATACATGTCACAGTCTACATTAAGAAGCAACTTCCCATTGCTTATATTTGACGATACCCTAATCTGCAAATTGCGAAGGATCGCATCCGTTATCTAAACCCTACACGCACACAAACAAACACATGCACACATATCTCGTAAATTTACCAGAGCATTCATAGCACCAGCTTTGAAGTTATGGTGAATCTGGGGTCTCTTCTCCCGAGCCAAATACACCAAAGTTGGCAACACACACCCTTCAACATCTCTTGCATTTGGGTCTCTCCCATCAATTACTATCTGGGAGAAAAGTTCAACTAATTTAAACATCTAGCACTAAACAGCAAGTTTCTCTGATCAGTTAATATTAAtaaatcaaaatatcaaaatgtCATACTTGAAGAATGGTTTCATGGTCACGTTTTGATGAATATGAGTACCATCGAGAAAAGCCTTTATGTTTTGATCTCACTTCTTCTGAAATGCGGCCTAGGTTCACTGCATTTCCAATTTTGGCCGCCATGTCCTCGTATAATTTCTACAACAATAATTTGATGACATGCATGAGAGcaccttttttatttattattttatagaAATTCAAATGATAAAGAGGATTAGCCTCTTTAAAATATTGGatggcctaaaaaaaaaaaaagtaaaagcaTAAACAGGATAAACCGTCGAGACACATCCCCACCATATCATATATATTGAAGTCAAAAATGAATTATTTTAGTTAAACCATCTGCGATTTTATTTCGTTTGCAAAAATTATGAAAACATTAAAAAGACATGAAAATAATTTAGGACAAACAATTAAACTGATTTTCCAAGACAAAGTGAATGGTAACAAAGATAATTATTAAGCAATTTTCACTACCTAGGATTCAGGTCCTAGGTTCGAGTTACCATGGTGGTAAGAGTGAAATTCTTTTATCctcttaaaataaaataaaaaaactaattaCCTGgcgaaaaaaaatttcattactACCAACTAATAAATCTAACAAAATGGTTAAGAGACGCTTAATTTTAAAGAACATGATCAAAAATTGCTTAATCACCGAAGATCATAAATTTCTAAATCAACCGGGAAATGACAAGACATCACTATTCCTCTTATGTCCGTCCAAGGCACTTTAATTGACTGTCTAATGCTTTAATAATCATGGCCTTCCTCTGATGTACGTCCAAGGCACTTTAATTGACT
It encodes:
- the LOC112167496 gene encoding cellulose synthase-like protein E1 isoform X1; its protein translation is MGEKRHLPLFETTKAKGKVLYRFSAVSVSVGICLIWVYRVTHIPKAGEDGRFGWMLLFAAELWFAFYWFVTQALRWSRINRQTFKDRLSERYENELPGVDIFVCTADPIIEPPIMVMNTVLSVMAYDYPAEKLSVYLSDDGGSEFTYYAFLEAAEFAKHWIPYCKKYSVEPRSPAAYFVSTASDDQSQNQKQTGDLALIKKLYEDMAAKIGNAVNLGRISEEVRSKHKGFSRWYSYSSKRDHETILQIVIDGRDPNARDVEGCVLPTLVYLAREKRPQIHHNFKAGAMNALIRVSSNISNGKLLLNVDCDMYSNNSKAIRDALCFLMDEEQGHEIAYVQFPQNFDNLTKNELYASLRVYFELLFWYILKVEFHGLDNYWGTLYVGSGCFHRRETLCGKKFSKVNKSEMKWEDKKGEEIGIHELEESSRSLASCTYEENTQWGKEMGLKYGCPVEDVITGLSIQCRGWKSVYCNPTRKAFLGLAPTTLLQALLQHKRWSEGNLQITLSKYSVVWYGHGKISLGHQLGYLRYNLWATNCWATLIYSTLPSLYLLRRTSLFPQISSRWIIPFAYVIIAKNIESFVEYLWCGGTSLGWWNDQRMWLYERTTSYLFAFIDTIVHYLGYTDSAFVITAKVADEDVSERYEKEIMEFGGSSPMFTVLATLALLNLYCFAWFLKAATTGTKGVAEVYETMSLQILLCVVLIVINLPLYEALYLRKDKGKLPSSVAFKSMAFAGFACICFKFLC
- the LOC112167496 gene encoding cellulose synthase-like protein E1 isoform X2 yields the protein MGEKRHLPLFETTKAKGKVLYRFSAVSVSVGICLIWVYRVTHIPKAGEDGRFGWMLLFAAELWFAFYWFVTQALRWSRINRQTFKDRLSERYENELPGVDIFVCTADPIIEPPIMVMNTVLSVMAYDYPAEKLSVYLSDDGGSEFTYYAFLEAAEFAKHWIPYCKKYSVEPRSPAAYFVSTASDDQSQNQKQTGDLALIKKLYEDMAAKIGNAVNLGRISEEVRSKHKGFSRWYSYSSKRDHETILQIVIDGRDPNARDVEGCVLPTLVYLAREKRPQIHHNFKAGAMNALIRVSSNISNGKLLLNVDCDMYSNNSKAIRDALCFLMDEEQGHEIAYVQFPQNFDNLTKNELYASLRVYFEVEFHGLDNYWGTLYVGSGCFHRRETLCGKKFSKVNKSEMKWEDKKGEEIGIHELEESSRSLASCTYEENTQWGKEMGLKYGCPVEDVITGLSIQCRGWKSVYCNPTRKAFLGLAPTTLLQALLQHKRWSEGNLQITLSKYSVVWYGHGKISLGHQLGYLRYNLWATNCWATLIYSTLPSLYLLRRTSLFPQISSRWIIPFAYVIIAKNIESFVEYLWCGGTSLGWWNDQRMWLYERTTSYLFAFIDTIVHYLGYTDSAFVITAKVADEDVSERYEKEIMEFGGSSPMFTVLATLALLNLYCFAWFLKAATTGTKGVAEVYETMSLQILLCVVLIVINLPLYEALYLRKDKGKLPSSVAFKSMAFAGFACICFKFLC
- the LOC112167496 gene encoding cellulose synthase-like protein E1 isoform X3 encodes the protein MGEKRHLPLFETTKAKGKVLYRFSAVSVSVGICLIWVYRVTHIPKAGEDGRFGWMLLFAAELWFAFYWFVTQALRWSRINRQTFKDRLSERYENELPGVDIFVCTADPIIEPPIMVMNTVLSVMAYDYPAEKLSVYLSDDGGSEFTYYAFLEAAEFAKHWIPYCKKYSVEPRSPAAYFVSTASDDQSQNQKQTGDLALIKIVIDGRDPNARDVEGCVLPTLVYLAREKRPQIHHNFKAGAMNALIRVSSNISNGKLLLNVDCDMYSNNSKAIRDALCFLMDEEQGHEIAYVQFPQNFDNLTKNELYASLRVYFELLFWYILKVEFHGLDNYWGTLYVGSGCFHRRETLCGKKFSKVNKSEMKWEDKKGEEIGIHELEESSRSLASCTYEENTQWGKEMGLKYGCPVEDVITGLSIQCRGWKSVYCNPTRKAFLGLAPTTLLQALLQHKRWSEGNLQITLSKYSVVWYGHGKISLGHQLGYLRYNLWATNCWATLIYSTLPSLYLLRRTSLFPQISSRWIIPFAYVIIAKNIESFVEYLWCGGTSLGWWNDQRMWLYERTTSYLFAFIDTIVHYLGYTDSAFVITAKVADEDVSERYEKEIMEFGGSSPMFTVLATLALLNLYCFAWFLKAATTGTKGVAEVYETMSLQILLCVVLIVINLPLYEALYLRKDKGKLPSSVAFKSMAFAGFACICFKFLC